One window of Campylobacter avium LMG 24591 genomic DNA carries:
- a CDS encoding mechanosensitive ion channel family protein gives MKKIFLLFFTFASLLFCKDELLNTVEDFLHYENKLNDLNIKSDGNSSRFANEKKELTELKEKILNNLPRLISSQENNISLVFKAEKDILTQRINEAKDGEKANLHFKMMNAELDLVFYDSLLSLKTLFQGNANSQDIKNLLDENMLKIDTKIDENLNKDMQDKIDVKIKAYDEILNFLKQNAYSLQGNFIFSTLRLDDIINYINSFFTVKYINVGKIVLCIAILLFFDLLKNIIPMLIYKILVEILLSSTAKQAKQDELRDIFVKKNKKAIRLILFAYALSICVSVIYYPTPVDLSLTNAFYILYAILFTYLILGLLDSYGIILLAKLAKKSGKKEVVNLIIKIIYFIIIIISTLFILARLGFNVSAIIASLGIGGLAVALAAKDVIANFFASLLLSFDDSFNQGDWVEIGNIQGTVVETGLRKTTIRTFDNCLVFLPNSTVMSSNISNWSRRKIGRRLKMSLGLTYEAKADQLEHCVKDIREYLLNSPLVAQADDDAVKYGDYRLKYKQNLVSVNDLEGYKNACYVALSAFKDSSIDIELDFFIKNTDKRGFFEARQTIMLDLMRIVEKNNLSFAYPSLSVYLENNKA, from the coding sequence ATGAAAAAAATATTTCTTTTATTTTTTACTTTTGCAAGCTTGCTTTTTTGCAAAGATGAGCTTTTAAACACTGTGGAGGATTTCTTACACTATGAAAACAAACTTAATGATTTAAACATAAAAAGCGACGGAAATTCATCTCGTTTTGCTAATGAGAAAAAAGAACTTACAGAGCTAAAGGAAAAAATTTTAAATAATCTACCAAGATTAATATCATCACAAGAAAACAACATAAGCCTTGTATTCAAAGCCGAAAAAGATATTTTAACTCAAAGGATAAATGAGGCAAAAGATGGAGAAAAGGCAAATTTGCATTTTAAGATGATGAATGCTGAACTTGATCTTGTATTTTACGACTCTTTGTTATCGTTAAAAACATTATTTCAAGGCAATGCAAATTCACAAGATATAAAAAACTTGCTTGATGAAAATATGTTAAAAATTGATACAAAAATCGATGAAAATTTAAACAAGGATATGCAAGATAAGATAGATGTAAAAATCAAGGCCTATGATGAAATTTTAAATTTTTTAAAGCAAAATGCTTATTCTTTGCAAGGAAATTTCATCTTTTCCACACTAAGACTAGATGATATAATCAACTATATAAATTCATTTTTCACAGTAAAATACATAAATGTTGGCAAGATAGTTTTGTGCATAGCGATACTGCTATTTTTTGACCTCTTAAAAAACATCATACCTATGTTGATTTATAAGATTTTGGTAGAAATTTTACTATCAAGCACAGCCAAACAAGCAAAACAAGATGAGCTTAGAGATATTTTTGTTAAGAAAAACAAAAAGGCCATAAGATTGATACTTTTTGCTTATGCACTTAGCATTTGCGTGTCAGTGATTTACTATCCAACGCCTGTTGATCTTTCTCTTACAAACGCCTTTTACATACTTTACGCCATTTTATTTACTTATCTAATCTTAGGCTTGTTAGATAGCTATGGGATAATACTTTTAGCAAAATTGGCCAAAAAAAGCGGAAAAAAAGAAGTTGTTAATCTCATCATCAAAATAATATATTTTATCATCATTATAATTTCAACACTTTTTATCTTAGCAAGGCTTGGTTTTAATGTCTCAGCCATAATCGCTTCGCTTGGGATAGGAGGGCTTGCAGTCGCCCTAGCAGCAAAGGATGTGATAGCAAATTTTTTCGCTTCTTTGCTACTGTCTTTTGATGATAGTTTTAATCAAGGAGATTGGGTAGAAATTGGCAATATACAAGGAACTGTTGTTGAAACAGGGCTTAGAAAAACAACAATTAGAACCTTTGATAACTGTTTAGTATTTTTGCCAAATTCTACAGTTATGAGCTCAAACATAAGCAATTGGAGCAGAAGAAAAATAGGAAGACGTCTTAAAATGTCTTTGGGACTAACCTACGAAGCTAAGGCAGACCAGCTTGAACACTGCGTAAAAGATATAAGAGAGTATTTGTTAAACAGCCCTTTGGTGGCACAAGCAGATGATGACGCGGTGAAATACGGGGATTACCGTTTAAAATACAAGCAAAATTTGGTTTCAGTAAATGATCTTGAAGGCTATAAAAACGCTTGTTATGTGGCTTTGAGCGCATTTAAAGATAGTTCTATTGATATAGAGCTTGATTTTTTCATAAAAAATACAGATAAAAGGGGCTTTTTTGAGGCCAGGCAAACAATAATGCTTGATTTAATGCGTATAGTTGAGAAAAATAATCTAAGCTTTGCCTATCCAAGTCTTAGCGTGTATCTTGAAAATAACAAGGCTTAA